A stretch of DNA from Rhizobium sp. EC-SD404:
ACTTTCCGGTTGCATCCAGGACTTCCAGGGCACGCGCGATCCGCTGGCCGTCATTCGGCGAAAGGCGCGCCGCCGTCTCGGGATCCTTGCGCGCAAGCTCGCCATGCATCGCAGCCGGCCCGTTCGCCTGCAATTCCGCGCGCCGTGCCGTGCGGACGGGCTCGGGAATGTCCGGCATGGTTGCCAGCCCGCCCAGCAGCGCCTCGAAATAGAGGCCCGTGCCTCCGACGATGATGGGGACCTGGCCGCGACTTTGCACATCGGCAATGACCTCGGCGGCCTCGCGCATCCATTCCCCGGTCGAATAGGTTTGGTCAGCCGGCCGGTGGCCGTAGAGCCGGTGTTCCACTTGATCCGTATCGGCCTGGCTCGGCCGTGCGGTCAAAAGATGCAATGCACTGTACACCTGCATGGAATCGGCGTTGACGATGACGCCGCCGATCCGATCGGCAAGATCGAGCGCCAGCGCCGACTTGCCGCTGGCCGTCGGCCCAGCTATCAGGATCGCATCCATCTGTCCCCCGGAGTTCTTCACCAATGGCCCTCGTCGCCACGCTGATTGCTGCGCCCTCTAGGCCGGTCCTCACCCCGTCCCTCGCGGAAGCGGCTGCCGAGCGCCTCTCGGCTGCCGGCCTCTACTGGCTCGCCGACGGGATCGCCTGCGATATCGCATTGCGTGACGGACACAACAAGGCCGATGCCGAAACCACCCTGGCATCGATCATCGGAGACGCCCCGATCGACGTGGTCGTGCAAACCACGGAAACCCGCCGGAAGAGCCTTCTCCTGGCGGACATGGATTCCACGATGATCGGCCAGGAATGCATCGACGAACTGGCCGACGAACTGGGCCTGAAGGACAAGGTCGCCGCCATCACGGCACGCGCCATGAACGGCGAAATCGCCTTCGAGCCGGCATTGCGCGAGCGCGTGGCGCTCTTGAAGGGCCTGCCCGTTTCGGTCATCCAAAAGGTCATTGCGGAGCGCATCACGCTGACCTCAGGCGGTCGCGAACTGATCGCGACCATGAAGCACTATGGTGGCTATGCCGCCTTGGTGTCGGGCGGGTTCACGGCATTCACCGGCCCCGTCGCCGCCATGCTCGGCTTCGATGAGAACCGCGCCAATGTGCTTTTGGATGCCGATGGTCTTCTCGTCGGCGCGGTCCAGGAGCCTATCCTTGGCCAGCAGGCGAAGCTCGACGCGCTTCTGGAACTCTGCGAAACGCGCGGCATCGAGCCGGAGGATGCGATGGCCGTTGGCGACGGCGCGAACGATCTCGCGATGATCGAACGGGCC
This window harbors:
- the miaA gene encoding tRNA (adenosine(37)-N6)-dimethylallyltransferase MiaA, whose translation is MVKNSGGQMDAILIAGPTASGKSALALDLADRIGGVIVNADSMQVYSALHLLTARPSQADTDQVEHRLYGHRPADQTYSTGEWMREAAEVIADVQSRGQVPIIVGGTGLYFEALLGGLATMPDIPEPVRTARRAELQANGPAAMHGELARKDPETAARLSPNDGQRIARALEVLDATGKSISVLQAARGEPVLEAANTRRILLMPERDVLTGRIDRRFRQMVEGGALDEVRRLLDLHLDPSMPAMKAIGVPELAAHLNGDLDLENAVDQGAAATRRYAKRQMTWFRNRFSEDWHRISSPTLSNVDLQLILRQPTAGSL
- the serB gene encoding phosphoserine phosphatase SerB, encoding MALVATLIAAPSRPVLTPSLAEAAAERLSAAGLYWLADGIACDIALRDGHNKADAETTLASIIGDAPIDVVVQTTETRRKSLLLADMDSTMIGQECIDELADELGLKDKVAAITARAMNGEIAFEPALRERVALLKGLPVSVIQKVIAERITLTSGGRELIATMKHYGGYAALVSGGFTAFTGPVAAMLGFDENRANVLLDADGLLVGAVQEPILGQQAKLDALLELCETRGIEPEDAMAVGDGANDLAMIERAGAGVALHAKPSVAERARYRINHGDLTALLYMQGYRKTDFVT